TCGACCTGCGCACGGATGACGTGCTGTACATGCGCATGGCCAGCGGCGGGGGTTACGGCGATCCCTTGGACCGCGACCCCGAGGCGGTGCTGCGGGACGTGGTCAACGGCATCGTTTCGGCAGAGGCCGCCCGGGAAATCTACGGCGTCGCCCTGGAGCAACCGGAAATGCGGGTGGACGTTGCCGCCACCCAGGAGCTTCGCGCCCGGATACGGGAACAACGCTAGGAGCCGATCTACGACTGCCAGGAGACGCCCTGGCCGGCCCGGAGGTGGAGCGGAACGAGGCAGCCTGTCACGACGCCGGCGGTTCTTGACATGGCCGCCCGCTCCTTGAGAGTATCGGGCTCTACCGCGAAGAAAATTGAGGGCATGTTCAACGATTTCTTCGAGGAAGGACGGTAACCATGGCACGACACTACCGCTGCATCTCGGCCGATTCGCACCTGGACATCCGGCCGGACCGTTGGCGCGACCGGGTGCCGGAACGCTGGCGCGAACGCGCGCCCAGGACGGTGACCCTGGCAAACGGCGACGAGGGGATCATCGTCGAGAACCGCGCGCCCCGGAGCCCCGGCGCCACCACCATCACGGGCATCCCCTACGAGCAGCACGGCCTTCAGAAGTACTGGTTCGAGGGGCCGGGCACGGGGGCGCCGGAGCAGCGCCTCTGGGAGCAGGACCAGGACGGGGTCGATGCCGAGGTGCTGTTCACCCACGGCTCCTATCCCATGTTCTGGCGCGGCATCGCGGACGATGAAGCGTACTTGGCGGTGATCCGCGCCTACAACGAGTGGCTGGCCGAGGAATACTGCGCCTACAGTCCCAACCGGCTCATCGCCATGGGGGTGCTGCCGGACACGGGCGTGGACGACGCCGTGGCGGAAATGGAGTACTGCGCCAAGGCCGGCCTCAAGGGCGTCAACCTCCATCGCTTCCCAGCGGGCCAATCCTATGTCACCCCCGAGGACGACCGCTTCTGGGAGGCGGCGGTGGACCTGAACATGCCCATCGCCTCGCACACCTTCGGCGGCACCACCCGGCTGGGCAACAAGGGGCCGGTGTTCATCTACCCCGGCGGCGGCCCCAAGTCCGAGCGCGACCCGGTGACCCTGCTGTTCCGATTCGCCGGCGAGCAGCCCATCGCGCCGCTGCAGATGGCCATGGCCGGAATCTTCGACCGCCTGCCGGACCTGCGGGTCTACTGGGCCGAGAGCCAGTGCGGCTGGCTGCCGTACAGTTACGACCAGATCGACGACAACTATGAGCGCAACCGCTACTGGGGCGAGCGCGACTACGGCATCAAGCCTACGGCCCGGCGACCCAGCGAATACCTGCGCGAAAACTGCCTGTGGGGTTTCATGCGCGATCCCTGGGGCGTCAAGTGCCGCAGGGAGATCGGCGTGAACATCCTGATGTGGGGCAGCGACTTCGCCCACGCCACCGGGAACTGGCCGCACTCACAGAACGTCATAGACGAGACCTTCACCGGCGTGACCGAAGAGGAACGCTACGCCATGCTGGCCGGCAACGCCGTCGAGTTCTTCCGCCTCGATGCAGCGGTGGACCTGGAGCGCGAGCCCGGAGCCCCCATGGCCGGCACCGGCACCGGAGCGTAGACCCGCAACCCGAGCACGTTGCCTCGGCAAAAGGAGGGCAATCCCATGCGTTCATTTCTCGCTGTCTCAACGGCCGTCTTTCTGCTACTCGGGGCG
The Deltaproteobacteria bacterium DNA segment above includes these coding regions:
- a CDS encoding amidohydrolase family protein; this encodes MARHYRCISADSHLDIRPDRWRDRVPERWRERAPRTVTLANGDEGIIVENRAPRSPGATTITGIPYEQHGLQKYWFEGPGTGAPEQRLWEQDQDGVDAEVLFTHGSYPMFWRGIADDEAYLAVIRAYNEWLAEEYCAYSPNRLIAMGVLPDTGVDDAVAEMEYCAKAGLKGVNLHRFPAGQSYVTPEDDRFWEAAVDLNMPIASHTFGGTTRLGNKGPVFIYPGGGPKSERDPVTLLFRFAGEQPIAPLQMAMAGIFDRLPDLRVYWAESQCGWLPYSYDQIDDNYERNRYWGERDYGIKPTARRPSEYLRENCLWGFMRDPWGVKCRREIGVNILMWGSDFAHATGNWPHSQNVIDETFTGVTEEERYAMLAGNAVEFFRLDAAVDLEREPGAPMAGTGTGA